The Streptomyces sp. NBC_00775 genome includes the window CCACGGTGAGCGAGGTGGTGGCCGTCTCCGCGAGCTTGCGCAGCTTGCCCGGGTTGCCGAGCGTGGCGTTCTCCCGCAGCTGGCGCACCATCGAGTTCATGTACTGGTGCTGGGCCTTGGTCCGGGCTATGTCCGTGTCGTCCTCGAAGCCGTAGCGCGTGCGCAGCCACTGGAGGGCCTGCTTGCCCTTGATGGACGTGGTGCCCTTCTCCAGCTTCAGGCCGGAGCCGTGGCCGGTGGAGGTGTGCGAGTAGATGTTGGCGTCCACGCAGACCGGGACACCGCCGATGGCGTCCGCCATCGACACCACACCCGAGAAGTCGACCATCATGAAGTGGTCGATGTGGATGTCGGTCAGCTTCTCCCAGGTGGCGACCGTGCAGCCGGGGCCGCCGCGGCCCAGCGAGTCGTTCGTCATCACGTTCGTCTCGGCCGCGTAGACCTTGCCGGTGTCCGGGTCCGTGCACTTGGGGATGTCCACCAGCGTGTCGCGCGGCATGCTCACCACCGACATGTTGGAGCGGTCCGCCGACACGTGCAGCAGCATCTGGACGTCCGCGCGGGCCGGTGTGCCGAAGGTGTCCTTGGCGCCGCCGAGCTTCTGGTTCTCCGTGGAGTCCCGGGCGTCCGAACCGATCAGCAGGATGTTCAGCGGGGTCTGGCCCGCCGCGTTCGCCTTCGACTTGGCGGCCCGGTCCTTCGGGTCGCCGATGTTCAGGTCCTTCTTTTTGATGTTCGCGTTCAGGTGCTGGTAGTAGAGATAGCCGGCACCGGCGGTGCCAAGTATCAGGACCGCCAGGACGATCGCGGACCAGCGCAGGATGCGACGTCTGCGACGCGGGCGCCCCCCGCCCCCGCGCCGACGGCCGCCACCGCCGCCGTGCCGCCCGTGGCCCTGCGGCTTCAGCGGCATCGTGTCGTCGGCCGCCGCACGGACTCCGTTGCCGTCGGCCGTCCGAGCCCCATGGCCGTCGGCCGTCCGTACCGAACCGTCGTCCACCCGGTGAACGGGATCACCGTTCTCGTCGTACAGACTGTCGTCCCAGCCGTGCGCACCGGCTCCGCCGGACCCGCCGGCGTGCCGGACGCGTGGTCGTGCTCCCTCCCCACGCACACCGCTTTGAGCCATCTCTCCGCCCTCCCCACCCTGCGCCTGACAAACGGGTCCGTCACGCGCCCTGCCGGACGCTTCCAGCGCCCGGCAGGACGCTTCTCGCGTCCTGTTAGACGCCTGACAGACCCGTTAGGTCATCAACTGGCGCACACCGTCTTGTCCGCCGTCGACTTGTCGACGTCGGGCGCCTTCGTCGGGGTGGTCATCGACACCCCGGCGCCCTTGAAGTCCTTGCCCAGGGTCAGCACGATCGCGGGCAGACCCTGTGAGTTCTTCTCGCTCTTGCCAGGCTTCATCGCCGAAGCGGACAGCCCCATGAGATCCGCCAGTTTGCGTGCCTGATCGGCCTGGTCGGGAGAGTACTCCAGGGTCGTCTTGCTGAGTGTTTCGTCAGCGTTTCCGAGCTGGCTGGATTTGAGCACGCCCTCATCATTCTGCAGCCAGTTAAGAGTTGCCTGTGCGGAGCCGGCATCGGCGCCGCCGTTGTAGATGTCGACGCGGATGTCGGCGGCGGCGGAGCGGGTGCCCTTGAGGCGGGCGGCCACCGCGGCCTTCTCCTTTTTCTCCTTCTGCTTCACCGCGGTGAAGGAGACGTCGTTCTTGATGGCGTCGAAGACCTCGGGTGCCGTCGTCGGGTTGACGACGACCGTCGCGTGGACCTTCTCGGTCGGGTTGTCGATCACCGGCACCGTGGTGAAGGTGATGTTCTTCGCCGGCACCTTCTTCAGCTCCAGGGCGATGTCCTTGAGCGTGCTCACCTTGCCGATGCCGGTGTCCACGGTGAGCGCCTTGGTGGCGGCCTCGGCCAGCTTTATCAGCTTGGTGGGGCTGGTGAGGGTGTTGCTGGAGCTCATCTTGCGCATCAGGGAGCCCATGAACTGCTGCTGCACCTTGATGCGGTCGAGGTCGCCCTGGTTGCCGAAGCTGTGCCGGGTCCGCACGAAGGCCAGCGCCTGCTCACCCTCGACAACGGACTTGCCCTTGGGCAGCTTGAGCTTCGACTCCTTGTCGTTGACGGCGTGGGCCACGCAGACCTCGACACCGCCCACGGCCGTGGTCAGCGTCTTGACCGCGTTGAAGTCGACCATCATGAAGTGGTCCGGTGCGATGCCGGTGACCGCCTTGACCGTGTTCATGGTGCAGCCCGGGTCGCGGCCCTCCTGGCCGAGGCTCGTGTTGAAGCGGACGTTCTGCGTGCCCCCGATGACCTTCGTGGTGCCGTCGGACTGAACCGTCGGGCAGTCCGGGACATCGACGATCAGGTCGCGCGGAATGCTCATCGCGGTCGCGTTCGTACGGTCCTTGGAGACGTGCAGCAGGATGTTGGTGTCGGCGTGCCCGACGCTGTTCTTGTCGCCGTAGCCCTCGTTGCCCTTACCGGTGCGCTTGTCCGTACCGATGATCAGGATGTTGAAGGCCTCGTCCTTGCTGAAGCCCTTCTTGCCCGCGCTGCCGATGTCCGTCGTGTTGACGTTGCCCTCAAGGTGCTTGAGGTAGGCGTACGCGGCGGCCGAGACGGCGACCAGCACGAAGGCCATGGTGCCGCCGGTCCACAGCAGTATCTTCTTCGCCTTCGACTTCTTGGGCTTCGTACGCCCCCGCCGGCGGCCCGGAACAGGCTCCGGCGGCTCCGCCCGGCGCCTGCGCGGACCCGGCACATCGCGGCTCGGGGTCTCGCGACCGGGAGCCTCGCGGTCCCGGCCGGGCGCGGTGCGGGCACGCGCTCCCGCGGGGGCGCTCCGCCGCGGTCTCGGTACCCCCCCTGACTGCGGTGCGGAAGGGGTCAGTCGCAGTTCGTATTCGCCGGTGCTCGGGTTGAGTACCCACTGGTCTGCGGGGTCGATGTTGTCCGCCCGCCCACGGCCTTGCGCGTCCACGGTTGTCTGAATCCTCCGTCGGGGCCACGCGGCGCCTTTCCCCCCTCTAAAGGCGCTCGGGTCTCGGTCAACCAGTGCGCGACCTCCAGGACGGACCTCGTGGCCGGGTGCACCGGATCGCTCACACTATCCGCCCAGTTCAGCGTCGAGCGACGGCCGTGACAAATTCAACGCCCCTACAACTGGGCAATCCGCCCTATTTCTCAGAGACTTCTTAGCTCAGCAGTTCCCCGCCTTGGTGTGCGCTTTACCCGCAGGCGTCCTCGGCCGCCGTGTTCCCCCGGAAAGTCGGCGTGGGTTCGGGGGTGCCGGCCGGTCCGCCGGGCCGTTTTCCCCTCGACTTTCCGTCGTCGTGGGACTCCTCTTCGTAGTTGTACGAGGAGTCGTGAGACGAGCCGCGGGAGTAGTCGCCCGGGGAGTCGTACGCGCTTTCGCCTGTCGTATTGCTGCTCTTTGTGGCGGAAACCGCATTGCTGCTCTTTGTGGCGGATACCTCCGGAAGGGCGGCGGAATCCTCCGGAAGGTTCTTCGAGACCACCAGCGGCGCGTCCGCCCGCAGCCGCGCGAAGAGTTCCGCCGCCGCGGGCTCCACGAGCTGGTCGCGATTCACGTTCAGGACGTACGACGTCCGGGGCACCGTCAGGAACTGCACACGTTCCGTGGGGATGTTGCGCATGCCGCGCACCAGGTCGTACAGCCCGCGCAGGCTCGCCAGTTCCGGGTCCGTGGTGAGCGACGAGGTGGCCGCGTCGAGCACGGGATAGAGCTTCGCCGGATTGAGCAGGACGTCATTGCTGCGCACCTTGTTGACGAGCGCGCCGAGGAACCGCTGCTGGCGGTCCATCCGGTCGGTGTCGCTGCCGTCGCCGATGCTCTTACGGGCGCGGACGTAGCCGAGAGCCTGCTCGCCGCTGAGCACGACCTTGCCCGCGGGCAGCTTCAGCTTGGCTTCCTTGTCGTCGATGGGTTCCTTCAGGCACACCTCGACACCGTCCACGGCATCGACCATGTCCTTGAACCCGTGGAAGTCGACGACCATGTGGTGGTCGACGCGGATGTTCGTGAGCTTCTCGACGG containing:
- a CDS encoding LCP family protein, with protein sequence MAQSGVRGEGARPRVRHAGGSGGAGAHGWDDSLYDENGDPVHRVDDGSVRTADGHGARTADGNGVRAAADDTMPLKPQGHGRHGGGGGRRRGGGGRPRRRRRILRWSAIVLAVLILGTAGAGYLYYQHLNANIKKKDLNIGDPKDRAAKSKANAAGQTPLNILLIGSDARDSTENQKLGGAKDTFGTPARADVQMLLHVSADRSNMSVVSMPRDTLVDIPKCTDPDTGKVYAAETNVMTNDSLGRGGPGCTVATWEKLTDIHIDHFMMVDFSGVVSMADAIGGVPVCVDANIYSHTSTGHGSGLKLEKGTTSIKGKQALQWLRTRYGFEDDTDIARTKAQHQYMNSMVRQLRENATLGNPGKLRKLAETATTSLTVDDALGTVTKLYDLSKELKKVPTKRISMTTMPWQYLSPTSGRVVPKPTDAAKVWRLLREDIALDGKDKKKTTKDKASSDPAAADDAIAVQVQNGTRTSTLAPVSGRASAVTELLVGKGFTEAKADTTTATTEATTVIRYPSADLEGDAQRVAKSLGIPFSAVKKSTDVSGVTLVVGADWRSGTTYTAPEDDDKTPASAKLDKGTDTKACMHVDPDYIWS
- a CDS encoding LCP family protein — encoded protein: MDAQGRGRADNIDPADQWVLNPSTGEYELRLTPSAPQSGGVPRPRRSAPAGARARTAPGRDREAPGRETPSRDVPGPRRRRAEPPEPVPGRRRGRTKPKKSKAKKILLWTGGTMAFVLVAVSAAAYAYLKHLEGNVNTTDIGSAGKKGFSKDEAFNILIIGTDKRTGKGNEGYGDKNSVGHADTNILLHVSKDRTNATAMSIPRDLIVDVPDCPTVQSDGTTKVIGGTQNVRFNTSLGQEGRDPGCTMNTVKAVTGIAPDHFMMVDFNAVKTLTTAVGGVEVCVAHAVNDKESKLKLPKGKSVVEGEQALAFVRTRHSFGNQGDLDRIKVQQQFMGSLMRKMSSSNTLTSPTKLIKLAEAATKALTVDTGIGKVSTLKDIALELKKVPAKNITFTTVPVIDNPTEKVHATVVVNPTTAPEVFDAIKNDVSFTAVKQKEKKEKAAVAARLKGTRSAAADIRVDIYNGGADAGSAQATLNWLQNDEGVLKSSQLGNADETLSKTTLEYSPDQADQARKLADLMGLSASAMKPGKSEKNSQGLPAIVLTLGKDFKGAGVSMTTPTKAPDVDKSTADKTVCAS
- a CDS encoding LCP family protein: MTDTGLGASPSGGGLIRRRRRWLRYTAIGVAVVMLGAVGVGWAAYEKLNANITPDEAAAAELARYEKERPTALVGDAQNVLLIGSDSRSGDGNQKYGRDSGTERSDTTILLHLAANRRSATAVSLPRDLMVDMPSCRRPDGSRTKPVFAMFNSAFEVGGSACTIRTVEKLTNIRVDHHMVVDFHGFKDMVDAVDGVEVCLKEPIDDKEAKLKLPAGKVVLSGEQALGYVRARKSIGDGSDTDRMDRQQRFLGALVNKVRSNDVLLNPAKLYPVLDAATSSLTTDPELASLRGLYDLVRGMRNIPTERVQFLTVPRTSYVLNVNRDQLVEPAAAELFARLRADAPLVVSKNLPEDSAALPEVSATKSSNAVSATKSSNTTGESAYDSPGDYSRGSSHDSSYNYEEESHDDGKSRGKRPGGPAGTPEPTPTFRGNTAAEDACG